One genomic window of Candidatus Kuenenia stuttgartiensis includes the following:
- a CDS encoding lysophospholipid acyltransferase family protein yields the protein MRTQTQMYKLYQIFFTLFSWLTFVFAWMLATFLSILLSMDTKNKEKVFNTMERVFSRISFKIIGMKVALEGLENIPKNEPVIFIANHQSMMDIKLSLAYIPVNFSFISKEAIFHVPVLGAYMTVSGHIPIKREEDRKAYTSLIKAINELTAKQKSLVIFPEGTRSEDGTLGTFKRGISLIVLKSKRRVVPMAISGSNRFMPKHGFLSYPENRNVKISFGKPLSFDNSRTDREYTIYVTNTLRNAVMELL from the coding sequence ATGCGAACCCAAACCCAAATGTATAAACTCTATCAGATATTTTTCACACTGTTTTCATGGCTAACATTTGTTTTTGCCTGGATGCTTGCCACATTTCTATCAATACTTCTCAGTATGGACACAAAGAATAAAGAAAAGGTATTTAACACGATGGAAAGGGTTTTCAGCCGTATTTCTTTTAAGATCATTGGTATGAAGGTTGCTTTGGAAGGATTGGAAAATATTCCCAAAAACGAACCTGTCATCTTTATTGCAAACCATCAAAGCATGATGGATATTAAACTTTCTCTTGCGTACATTCCGGTAAATTTTAGTTTTATCTCGAAAGAGGCTATATTTCACGTGCCGGTATTGGGCGCATATATGACTGTTTCAGGACATATACCTATTAAAAGGGAAGAGGACAGAAAGGCATACACTAGTCTCATAAAAGCAATTAATGAGTTAACCGCAAAACAGAAATCACTGGTGATATTCCCGGAAGGCACAAGAAGCGAAGACGGCACACTGGGGACATTCAAAAGAGGGATATCGCTTATTGTCTTAAAATCAAAAAGAAGGGTCGTCCCTATGGCAATAAGTGGAAGTAACCGATTTATGCCAAAGCACGGATTTTTATCGTATCCCGAAAACAGGAACGTGAAAATATCATTTGGCAAACCGCTCTCCTTTGATAATTCAAGGACTGATCGGGAATACACCATTTATGTTACCAATACGCTGAGAAATGCAGTGATGGAACTTTTGTGA
- a CDS encoding tetratricopeptide repeat protein — MSQSKARKYQLAMDYNNLGTKYFDKDMIHEAIIQFKRAIALNPDLAESHNNLGVSYCNIQEYDSAIEEFKLAIKLNPDYSKAHDNLGFAYTKKGLFEEAIAEHQRALKINPQDMEAKKNLEIAKREASLEVTKKKFQIETKGISPGYIIGYNQYASGLFDDALSSFKNILVGYPNDLMSCYYLGCTYTMKGMVNDAINLYKNLLAKDPSNIIARLNLADIYMENGLYDEAILEYENIIRITPNNIHALCKLGEAYAEKGQPEKAILIYNKAIASNPAFSKAYKELGSVYMQTGLYDDAISAWSKFIALSPGSSKIHFNLGLAYANKDMFSEAIAAFKKALSIDPENIQTLYHLADAYDKSGLIDDAFHEYNIAAKLISKAKNKKNNASADKQNNSEEIVVTFGEK, encoded by the coding sequence GTGAGCCAAAGTAAAGCAAGAAAATACCAACTGGCAATGGATTATAACAATCTTGGGACGAAATATTTCGACAAGGACATGATTCATGAAGCCATCATCCAATTTAAAAGGGCTATTGCTTTGAATCCTGACCTTGCAGAGTCGCACAACAACCTTGGCGTGTCCTATTGCAATATACAAGAATACGATAGCGCAATAGAAGAATTCAAACTTGCCATTAAGCTGAATCCTGATTACTCAAAGGCGCACGATAATCTGGGCTTTGCGTACACAAAGAAGGGTTTGTTTGAAGAGGCAATTGCCGAACATCAGAGGGCATTAAAAATAAATCCGCAGGATATGGAGGCAAAAAAGAATTTAGAGATTGCCAAAAGGGAGGCAAGCCTTGAAGTAACGAAAAAAAAATTCCAAATCGAAACTAAAGGCATTTCTCCCGGATACATTATCGGTTATAATCAGTATGCGAGTGGTTTATTTGACGACGCCCTCTCTTCGTTTAAAAATATCCTTGTAGGGTATCCTAATGATTTGATGTCCTGTTACTATCTCGGTTGTACCTATACCATGAAGGGAATGGTAAATGATGCCATAAATTTATACAAAAACCTCCTGGCAAAAGACCCATCCAATATTATCGCCCGATTAAATCTCGCGGATATTTACATGGAAAACGGACTTTATGACGAGGCGATTTTAGAATATGAGAATATCATACGAATCACTCCGAACAACATCCATGCACTGTGCAAACTTGGAGAGGCATACGCAGAAAAAGGACAGCCGGAAAAAGCAATCCTTATATACAACAAGGCTATTGCCTCAAATCCTGCTTTCTCCAAGGCTTACAAAGAACTAGGCAGTGTTTATATGCAAACAGGCCTTTATGATGATGCAATATCGGCATGGAGCAAATTTATCGCACTGAGTCCTGGTTCATCTAAAATACATTTCAATCTTGGCTTGGCATATGCCAACAAAGATATGTTTTCAGAAGCGATAGCAGCGTTTAAAAAAGCGTTGAGTATTGATCCGGAAAATATACAAACCCTTTATCATTTAGCAGATGCCTATGATAAAAGCGGTTTGATTGATGACGCTTTCCATGAATACAATATTGCCGCCAAATTGATCTCGAAAGCGAAAAATAAGAAGAATAATGCATCTGCAGATAAACAAAATAATTCTGAAGAAATAGTTGTTACATTTGGAGAAAAATGA
- a CDS encoding phage minor head protein — protein MLRFIIIFAIIYLVYLSLKKSLQGGKQREGSTRSRTEQKKDVFNTNRVKEISYLFYSATKDDSTCDICKELDGKHFLPNHEIHHSIKPPHHRCKNPNGCRCSLVYVTEDEAQSEKIELILKKYGGTCNKSTIEKELRG, from the coding sequence ATGTTGCGATTTATTATTATCTTTGCCATAATCTATCTGGTGTACCTTTCGCTAAAAAAGAGTCTACAGGGGGGGAAACAAAGGGAGGGGAGTACAAGAAGCCGTACTGAACAAAAAAAAGATGTTTTCAATACAAATCGTGTTAAAGAAATTTCTTATTTGTTTTATTCTGCAACAAAGGACGATTCAACATGTGATATTTGCAAAGAACTTGATGGGAAACATTTTTTACCCAACCACGAAATACATCATTCAATAAAACCCCCGCATCACCGTTGCAAAAACCCGAACGGCTGCCGTTGCTCGCTTGTCTACGTTACGGAAGATGAAGCACAGAGTGAAAAAATAGAATTGATCCTTAAGAAATATGGCGGTACATGCAATAAAAGCACCATAGAAAAAGAACTGAGAGGGTAA
- the cutA gene encoding divalent-cation tolerance protein CutA — protein MSANITETIIVFVTAGSINEAREIGKTLVDERLVACCNITNPIESIFQWQGKVTIENEALMICKTKEELFERVADRIRQLHSYEVPEIIAVPIVRGSNDYLNWIRKETIQ, from the coding sequence TTGTCTGCTAACATAACGGAAACAATAATTGTATTTGTAACGGCAGGCTCAATAAATGAGGCCAGAGAAATAGGTAAAACATTAGTGGATGAAAGGTTAGTTGCCTGCTGCAATATAACGAATCCTATTGAATCCATATTTCAATGGCAAGGAAAGGTTACTATTGAGAATGAGGCGCTCATGATCTGTAAAACAAAGGAAGAACTCTTTGAAAGAGTTGCAGACCGTATCCGCCAATTGCATAGTTACGAGGTACCTGAAATTATCGCCGTACCTATAGTTCGCGGCTCAAATGATTATCTGAACTGGATCAGAAAAGAAACCATTCAATAA
- a CDS encoding tetratricopeptide repeat protein yields MKFISFNISKYLDKFKKTASIAEKPSFIRTNKQISLIIGSIFAICVVSLCCYWFLKEKPYYEKLLLEKDEQIKTLKFLRMKRQKIDENAFEAKIAEYDEKIKNEYIPRSFYEEKIKESEEKLASYEGDYFSKKEHEKQMKELEQKFREDHLLEITAIKKESEKKTTRLEQKISLLKDKNFELTNIFDKSVGFIEKEKEALENALSAERKKAFISSLILPETQNKTLDANTLKKLVAIKEKLENIEKLNISLNSNTYFELGLISYYNGQYEKAIEQWENAVSLNKNNLRAYLCLGIAYNQENMSENAIIILKRAITVNPKHATLHLALARIYEEKELLDSAIYEYSKVLEIQPDTVEILNNLGNLYEKKGMKEEARKAFERYRKLKNDTTG; encoded by the coding sequence ATGAAATTCATCTCTTTTAATATTTCTAAATACCTTGATAAATTTAAAAAAACTGCATCAATCGCAGAAAAACCATCCTTTATCAGGACAAATAAACAGATTTCTTTGATTATCGGAAGTATCTTTGCAATTTGTGTTGTTTCCCTTTGTTGCTATTGGTTTCTTAAAGAAAAACCTTATTATGAAAAACTGCTTTTAGAAAAGGATGAACAAATAAAGACGTTAAAATTTTTACGCATGAAACGGCAAAAGATCGATGAAAATGCGTTCGAAGCAAAAATTGCCGAGTATGATGAAAAAATAAAAAATGAATACATTCCCAGGTCTTTTTATGAGGAAAAGATAAAGGAATCTGAAGAAAAACTCGCTTCTTATGAAGGGGATTATTTTTCAAAAAAAGAACACGAAAAACAGATGAAGGAATTAGAACAAAAATTCAGAGAAGATCATTTATTGGAAATAACTGCTATTAAAAAAGAAAGTGAAAAGAAAACGACAAGGCTTGAGCAGAAAATATCCTTACTGAAGGACAAAAATTTTGAACTTACGAATATTTTTGACAAATCAGTTGGTTTTATTGAAAAAGAAAAAGAGGCATTGGAAAATGCCCTTTCTGCAGAAAGGAAAAAGGCCTTCATATCTTCATTGATTCTACCTGAAACTCAAAATAAAACATTAGATGCCAATACACTCAAAAAACTTGTTGCAATAAAAGAAAAATTAGAAAATATTGAGAAACTGAATATCAGCTTAAACTCAAACACTTACTTTGAATTGGGACTTATTTCCTATTATAACGGTCAATATGAAAAAGCAATAGAACAGTGGGAAAACGCGGTATCTCTCAACAAAAACAATTTAAGAGCGTATTTATGTCTGGGAATAGCATACAACCAGGAAAATATGTCGGAAAATGCTATTATAATTTTAAAACGAGCAATAACAGTCAACCCAAAACATGCAACCTTGCATCTAGCGCTGGCACGTATTTATGAAGAAAAAGAGCTGTTAGATAGTGCTATCTATGAATATTCAAAAGTATTGGAAATACAGCCAGACACCGTTGAAATATTAAACAATTTAGGTAACTTATACGAAAAAAAAGGTATGAAAGAAGAAGCAAGAAAGGCATTTGAAAGATATAGAAAATTAAAAAATGATACTACTGGTTAA
- a CDS encoding sugar transferase: MLSEKIITQDVFGPNIDSKDYSTMKHTIENVVKRGVDIACSLFFIMLFSPIFFFVAVLIKVDSKGAVFFKQKRCGKSGKEFFMLKFRTMVDDAEILKKNLLNEMEGPVFKIKKDPRITRIGLFLRKWSIDELPQFINILKGEMSLVGPRPLAKEEMAGYDLWKNIRLTAKPGLTGLWQIYGRPTGKFGDWVKYDIAYVRSRSIFLDIKIIFLTLFAVLSKKGAC; this comes from the coding sequence ATGTTATCAGAAAAGATTATTACACAGGACGTATTTGGCCCAAATATAGATTCAAAAGATTATTCTACTATGAAACACACTATAGAAAATGTGGTAAAAAGGGGGGTTGATATTGCCTGTAGTCTATTTTTTATAATGCTTTTTTCTCCAATATTTTTCTTTGTTGCAGTTTTAATCAAAGTGGATAGTAAAGGCGCTGTTTTTTTTAAACAAAAACGCTGCGGGAAAAGTGGTAAAGAATTTTTTATGTTAAAATTCAGAACCATGGTTGATGATGCCGAGATTTTGAAAAAAAATCTTCTTAATGAAATGGAAGGGCCGGTATTTAAAATAAAAAAAGACCCAAGGATTACAAGAATCGGATTATTTCTTAGAAAATGGAGCATTGATGAATTGCCACAGTTTATTAATATTTTAAAAGGTGAAATGAGCCTGGTGGGGCCAAGGCCTTTGGCGAAAGAAGAAATGGCAGGCTACGACCTATGGAAAAATATAAGGCTTACGGCAAAACCTGGCCTGACAGGTTTGTGGCAGATTTATGGCAGACCTACAGGGAAATTCGGTGATTGGGTAAAATATGATATAGCGTATGTACGTAGCAGATCAATATTTCTGGATATTAAAATTATCTTTTTGACCTTGTTTGCAGTATTGAGCAAAAAAGGCGCATGCTAA
- a CDS encoding tetratricopeptide repeat protein: protein MEHSVKKALLLCFLLCAIYEGFFFTDKGNVAFHVSADDHIPNHVWEIEPEKKGIASIILDIASESCQGIDKTHYLQQLDEICESIKTSVGKNKTPEYIISTINAILFDTFGFKYTQKGDIEYIFLNKVLDNKIGNCVGLSLLYLCIAENLQLPVYGVSVPEHMFVRYDDGSYKINIETGYNGLSIPDRYYINVPGKAISEKSIVNGYYLKNLTVDEVLASVYLNRSLVQKQKGNLKDALHDVNKAMALRDTDAVAFCDRGVLHEKLGNNELAIADYNRAVDLNPDYASTYYNRGSYHAKMENIDTAIMDYNKAISLDPGSKLAYYNRGIAFYLIGQIESTIHDLSMVITFDPAYAPAYAARGLAYAESNEPEKALNDFNKALELDPGNVDIYMKRSILHADAMRYEEAIQDITTFIESVPENAFAYYIRAKAYRGSGRFRESLEDFNKMIALKPMLAGVYYERALVKKILGMPSEAISDLNTSIELFPYNPLAYLHRANTHRDLACKEKALKDYVTYLKLNPEAPDADEVMENIKNLKR, encoded by the coding sequence ATGGAACATAGCGTTAAAAAAGCCCTGCTACTTTGTTTTCTTCTTTGTGCAATCTATGAGGGTTTCTTTTTTACGGATAAGGGAAACGTTGCTTTTCACGTATCAGCAGATGACCATATTCCTAACCATGTATGGGAAATCGAACCGGAGAAAAAAGGTATTGCAAGCATTATTCTTGACATTGCCTCGGAATCCTGCCAGGGAATAGACAAAACACATTACCTTCAACAATTAGATGAAATATGTGAAAGCATAAAAACATCTGTAGGAAAAAATAAAACGCCGGAGTATATCATCAGTACGATAAATGCTATTCTTTTTGATACATTCGGGTTTAAATATACACAAAAGGGGGATATTGAATATATATTTCTAAATAAGGTATTGGACAATAAAATTGGAAACTGTGTAGGATTATCTCTCCTGTATCTTTGCATAGCAGAGAATCTTCAATTGCCGGTATATGGAGTAAGTGTGCCGGAACATATGTTTGTGCGATATGATGACGGAAGTTATAAAATAAACATAGAGACAGGTTATAACGGACTTTCCATACCGGATCGTTATTACATAAACGTTCCAGGAAAGGCTATCTCTGAAAAAAGTATTGTGAATGGATATTATTTAAAAAACCTTACCGTGGATGAGGTGCTTGCCAGTGTTTATTTAAATCGTTCCCTTGTTCAAAAACAAAAAGGCAATTTAAAAGATGCATTACACGACGTGAACAAAGCTATGGCATTGCGCGATACCGATGCAGTTGCTTTTTGTGACAGGGGCGTACTCCACGAAAAACTTGGCAATAATGAACTGGCAATAGCAGACTATAACAGGGCGGTTGATTTGAATCCGGATTATGCGTCGACGTATTATAACCGGGGGTCATATCACGCCAAAATGGAAAATATTGATACTGCCATAATGGATTATAACAAGGCAATATCATTAGACCCCGGCTCAAAATTGGCGTATTATAACAGAGGCATCGCATTCTATTTAATTGGACAAATAGAATCAACAATACACGATTTAAGCATGGTGATAACTTTTGATCCGGCATATGCCCCTGCTTACGCAGCGAGGGGACTGGCATACGCCGAATCAAATGAACCGGAAAAGGCGTTAAACGATTTTAATAAGGCATTGGAACTTGATCCGGGCAATGTAGATATTTACATGAAAAGAAGCATCCTTCATGCCGATGCAATGCGTTACGAAGAGGCGATACAGGACATAACTACCTTTATTGAATCTGTTCCTGAAAATGCCTTTGCATATTACATAAGGGCAAAGGCGTATCGCGGAAGCGGGCGTTTCAGGGAATCTCTTGAAGATTTTAACAAAATGATAGCATTGAAACCAATGCTTGCAGGTGTTTATTATGAACGTGCACTTGTAAAAAAAATATTAGGAATGCCTTCTGAAGCCATTTCGGATCTTAATACCTCCATAGAACTCTTTCCTTACAATCCCCTTGCATATCTTCATCGTGCAAATACTCACCGCGATTTAGCATGTAAAGAAAAAGCATTAAAAGATTATGTAACCTACTTAAAGCTTAATCCCGAAGCGCCAGATGCCGATGAAGTTATGGAAAATATAAAAAATCTGAAGAGGTAA
- a CDS encoding undecaprenyl-phosphate glucose phosphotransferase, which produces MLKKHSKFFESLLLLADWCALSVSWITAYYLRCYAEIIPVYKGIPPLKNYIILLIFMIPLWGIVFKTFGLYRPRRVSTKLSEIIDIVKASTFATLILISLTFLFRQDEFSRVIFLFFWIISIVFLCFIRVIFRKFLRFIRHKGFNQRYALVVGTEKLGQELTGKLRKHLELGIQVAGFVSDDASIIGKKISGIEVIGKFSDIRDLITRHNIDIVFITLPFHSHYQLKEVLEHIGDEMVTIMVLPDLFDFVTLRGNVSEFEGMPLISLRDTPLYGWSVILKRTLDVVFAIIVLVVAAPIMLTIAIVIKLTSEGPVFYKQERMGLDGRLFNLLKFRTMCINAEEQTGPVWTKKNDPRCTKIGKFLRMASLDELPQFFNVLWGDMSIVGPRPERPVFIKNFRNTTPKYMLRHKMKAGITGWAQVCGFRGNTSLEKRIKYDLYYIEHWSMKFDLKIIWLTLWRGFINKHAY; this is translated from the coding sequence ATGCTAAAAAAACACAGCAAATTTTTTGAATCATTGTTGTTGCTTGCCGATTGGTGTGCCTTGTCTGTTTCATGGATAACCGCGTATTATTTACGCTGTTATGCTGAAATTATCCCTGTGTATAAGGGTATACCTCCTCTCAAAAATTACATCATTTTATTAATTTTTATGATTCCCCTTTGGGGAATTGTATTTAAGACATTTGGTTTATATCGTCCCCGCCGGGTTTCTACTAAATTATCAGAGATTATAGATATTGTGAAGGCATCTACCTTTGCAACATTAATACTCATTTCCCTAACGTTTCTTTTCCGTCAGGATGAGTTTTCCAGGGTAATATTCCTCTTTTTTTGGATTATTAGCATCGTATTCCTGTGCTTTATAAGGGTAATATTCAGAAAGTTTTTGCGGTTTATACGGCACAAAGGTTTTAACCAAAGGTACGCATTGGTTGTTGGCACGGAAAAACTGGGACAAGAACTTACAGGCAAATTAAGAAAACATTTGGAACTGGGCATACAGGTAGCAGGGTTTGTGTCGGACGACGCAAGCATTATCGGCAAAAAAATCTCCGGAATAGAAGTTATAGGTAAATTTTCTGATATTCGTGATTTAATTACACGGCATAATATTGATATTGTTTTTATCACATTGCCCTTTCACTCACATTACCAATTAAAAGAGGTATTAGAGCATATTGGCGATGAAATGGTTACGATCATGGTTTTGCCAGATCTTTTTGATTTTGTGACATTACGCGGAAATGTTAGTGAATTTGAGGGCATGCCCCTTATAAGCCTGCGCGATACTCCACTTTACGGGTGGAGTGTTATTTTGAAGAGGACATTGGATGTTGTTTTTGCCATCATTGTGCTGGTCGTAGCAGCCCCAATTATGTTAACGATAGCAATAGTAATAAAACTCACCTCGGAGGGGCCTGTCTTCTATAAACAGGAAAGGATGGGGTTGGATGGAAGACTTTTTAACCTGCTTAAATTCAGGACGATGTGCATAAATGCGGAGGAACAAACCGGCCCTGTCTGGACAAAGAAAAACGATCCCCGTTGTACGAAAATCGGGAAATTCTTACGAATGGCAAGTTTAGACGAATTGCCACAATTTTTTAATGTGTTGTGGGGAGATATGAGCATTGTCGGACCGCGTCCTGAAAGGCCTGTTTTTATAAAGAATTTCAGAAATACCACACCAAAATATATGTTACGGCACAAAATGAAGGCGGGGATTACCGGGTGGGCGCAAGTTTGCGGTTTCCGCGGCAATACGTCCCTTGAAAAACGTATAAAATACGACCTATACTACATTGAACATTGGTCGATGAAATTTGATTTGAAGATTATCTGGCTTACATTATGGCGCGGCTTTATCAACAAACATGCCTATTGA
- a CDS encoding 4Fe-4S dicluster domain-containing protein yields the protein MLKKKFIKSKCVTCKQCMIECAVRHSSSRNLYDAFTENPKSQYRLQVSIRKDHPYMTVCQNCAKPKCMASCEYGAITKYEDGNVVIDTAKCVGCWECVSACPFGAITKNTELKYAFNCDDCKGFDTMACVEACKTGALVYV from the coding sequence ATGCTGAAAAAAAAATTTATAAAAAGCAAATGCGTAACGTGTAAACAATGCATGATCGAGTGTGCGGTGAGGCATTCATCGTCCCGAAACCTTTATGATGCTTTTACCGAAAATCCAAAATCGCAGTACCGCTTGCAAGTGTCTATCCGGAAAGATCATCCATATATGACGGTGTGCCAGAATTGCGCAAAACCAAAGTGTATGGCTTCTTGTGAGTATGGGGCAATTACAAAATATGAGGATGGAAATGTTGTAATTGATACCGCAAAATGTGTTGGGTGCTGGGAGTGTGTAAGTGCTTGCCCGTTTGGCGCCATTACCAAAAATACTGAACTTAAATACGCTTTTAATTGTGATGATTGTAAGGGATTCGATACGATGGCGTGTGTTGAGGCGTGTAAAACAGGGGCTCTTGTTTACGTATAG
- a CDS encoding ExbD/TolR family protein, which produces MRFREKTPSKSFINLTPLVDMLFIILLFFLVTSTFIDQPNIQLELPTTKHTPTSKVDEQVLNISRDGRLFFQNEPVERKVLIQVLKKAFSQQTEKTLVLRVDKNVPYGLVIDVMDAAKGAGLKKIVAPTIVDPEKQP; this is translated from the coding sequence ATGAGATTCAGAGAAAAAACTCCTTCAAAATCATTTATTAATCTTACTCCATTGGTGGATATGTTGTTCATTATCCTATTATTCTTTCTGGTTACCTCAACCTTTATCGATCAGCCAAATATTCAACTGGAACTTCCCACGACAAAACACACACCAACCAGCAAAGTAGATGAACAAGTATTAAATATTTCCCGTGACGGAAGGTTATTTTTCCAGAATGAACCTGTTGAAAGAAAAGTACTTATACAGGTATTGAAGAAGGCTTTTTCTCAACAAACGGAAAAGACCCTTGTTTTGCGGGTGGACAAAAATGTTCCCTACGGACTTGTCATTGACGTAATGGATGCCGCTAAAGGGGCTGGTCTGAAGAAGATAGTCGCTCCTACTATTGTTGACCCTGAAAAACAACCATAG
- a CDS encoding DUF7718 family protein — MDKEYFLELEEKTIVYVHFKTEKGYVTEFVVKLLSAFEGEWHEILRYDSGHGCPHKDILNTDGKVTRKIWYDFLDNGQALTMAIKDIKDNFEFYKERYQKWLKEY, encoded by the coding sequence ATGGATAAAGAATATTTTTTGGAATTGGAAGAAAAAACTATTGTTTATGTGCACTTTAAAACAGAAAAGGGATATGTTACAGAATTTGTCGTAAAGCTTTTGTCCGCGTTTGAAGGCGAATGGCATGAAATTCTTAGATATGATAGTGGACACGGCTGTCCACATAAAGATATTCTCAATACAGATGGAAAAGTTACAAGAAAAATCTGGTATGATTTCCTCGATAACGGACAGGCATTGACGATGGCAATAAAGGATATTAAAGACAATTTCGAATTTTACAAAGAAAGGTATCAGAAATGGCTGAAAGAATATTAA
- a CDS encoding type II toxin-antitoxin system HicB family antitoxin, whose product MKYPVVVHKSEYGYDVHCPIYHGCHSQGDTLEDALENIKDAIHTYLTMLAEENKGAIYEVEVNA is encoded by the coding sequence ATGAAATACCCGGTAGTGGTGCATAAAAGTGAATATGGCTATGATGTGCATTGTCCAATCTACCATGGCTGCCACAGCCAAGGAGATACTTTAGAAGATGCTCTGGAAAACATTAAAGATGCAATTCATACATATTTAACAATGCTTGCTGAGGAAAACAAAGGCGCTATTTATGAGGTAGAGGTAAATGCCTGA
- a CDS encoding MotA/TolQ/ExbB proton channel family protein, with amino-acid sequence MIPLLVCSVFSLAIIMERAINLRKNKILKPEIIQTIEAIKSPRDIPFAISKCEVIEGPFSNLLRRILSNNHLSREEKFIDIQAMGRQETRVLEKRLWLLEVITAIAPLLGLLGTVLGLEDIFAIISELGLGHAKAFAGGLAVAIRTTVFGLCIAIPSLVAYNYFDRKVDGYVREIEEYSLTILNKLYPPEV; translated from the coding sequence ATGATACCGTTATTGGTATGTTCGGTGTTTTCACTCGCAATTATTATGGAGCGGGCAATTAATTTAAGAAAGAACAAGATACTCAAACCTGAAATAATACAGACAATAGAAGCAATAAAGAGCCCGAGAGACATACCGTTTGCAATCTCAAAATGCGAGGTAATAGAAGGCCCTTTTTCGAATCTTTTGCGGCGTATTCTTTCGAATAACCACCTCTCGCGGGAAGAAAAGTTTATTGATATCCAGGCCATGGGAAGGCAGGAAACAAGGGTGCTTGAAAAGCGTCTTTGGCTTTTGGAGGTTATTACCGCAATCGCTCCCTTGCTGGGGTTGCTGGGTACCGTATTAGGGCTGGAAGATATCTTCGCCATTATCTCTGAACTGGGACTTGGACATGCGAAGGCGTTTGCCGGAGGCCTGGCGGTTGCCATACGTACAACGGTGTTTGGCCTGTGCATTGCAATTCCTTCTTTGGTTGCATATAATTATTTTGACAGGAAGGTGGATGGTTATGTCCGTGAAATAGAAGAATATTCCCTCACTATTCTCAACAAGCTTTATCCACCCGAAGTATAG